One region of Streptomyces subrutilus genomic DNA includes:
- the ftsW gene encoding putative lipid II flippase FtsW, translating into MPAKQMLPGRRPSAVKAQGRKRPAVSVRRPAGRGPLTRLRRTQEQLRKAWDRPLTAYYLIFGSSLLITVLGLVMVYSASMIKALQLGLGDAYFFKKQFLAALIGTGLMLVASRMPVKLHRALSYPVLAGTLFLMVLVQVPGIGVAINGNQNWISLGGPFMLQPSEFGKLALILWGADLLARKGDKALLSQWKHLLVPLVPVAFLLLGLIMLGGDMGTAMILGAILFGLLWLAGAPTRLFAGVLVFAGVIVALLIKTSPHRMDRLECLGATDPGKNDLCWQAVHGIYALASGGWFGSGLGASVEKWGQLPEAHTDFIFAITGEELGLAGTLSVLALFAALGYAGIRVAGRTEDSFVRFAAGGVTTWITAQAVINIGAVLGLLPIAGVPLPLFSYGGSALLPTMFAVGLLIAFAREEPAARAALAMRQPKTGWRRTGLRWKSMRRRVKKRPSGER; encoded by the coding sequence ATGCCGGCCAAGCAGATGCTGCCGGGGCGGCGGCCGTCCGCCGTCAAGGCGCAGGGCCGCAAACGCCCCGCGGTGAGCGTGAGGCGGCCCGCCGGACGCGGGCCGCTGACCCGGCTGAGGCGTACGCAGGAACAACTGCGCAAGGCCTGGGACCGCCCCCTCACCGCGTATTACCTGATCTTCGGCAGCTCGCTGCTCATCACCGTGCTCGGCCTGGTGATGGTCTACTCGGCTTCGATGATCAAAGCGCTCCAGCTCGGCCTGGGGGACGCGTACTTCTTCAAGAAGCAGTTCCTGGCCGCCCTCATCGGCACCGGACTGATGCTGGTCGCCTCCCGGATGCCCGTGAAACTGCACCGGGCGCTGTCCTATCCGGTGCTCGCCGGCACCCTGTTCCTGATGGTCCTGGTGCAGGTTCCGGGGATAGGGGTCGCCATCAACGGCAACCAGAACTGGATCTCCCTCGGCGGCCCGTTCATGTTGCAGCCCAGCGAGTTCGGCAAACTGGCCCTGATCCTGTGGGGTGCCGACCTGTTGGCGCGCAAGGGCGACAAGGCCCTGCTCAGCCAGTGGAAGCACCTGCTGGTGCCGCTGGTCCCGGTGGCCTTCCTGCTGCTCGGGCTCATCATGCTGGGCGGGGACATGGGCACCGCGATGATCCTCGGCGCCATCCTGTTCGGCCTGCTCTGGCTGGCGGGCGCCCCCACGCGGCTGTTCGCCGGGGTGCTGGTCTTCGCGGGTGTGATCGTCGCGCTGCTGATCAAGACGAGCCCGCACCGGATGGACCGCCTGGAGTGCCTCGGTGCCACGGACCCGGGCAAGAACGACCTCTGCTGGCAGGCCGTGCACGGGATCTATGCCCTGGCCTCGGGCGGATGGTTCGGTTCCGGTTTGGGTGCCAGTGTGGAAAAATGGGGGCAACTACCCGAAGCCCACACCGACTTCATCTTCGCCATCACCGGGGAGGAACTGGGACTGGCGGGGACGCTGTCGGTCCTCGCCCTGTTCGCGGCTCTAGGCTATGCGGGTATCCGCGTGGCCGGACGCACGGAGGACTCCTTCGTACGGTTTGCCGCGGGAGGCGTGACCACCTGGATCACGGCCCAGGCCGTGATCAACATCGGTGCGGTGCTCGGCCTGCTGCCGATCGCCGGAGTCCCGCTCCCGCTGTTCTCCTACGGGGGGTCGGCCCTGCTGCCGACGATGTTCGCGGTCGGACTGCTCATCGCGTTCGCGCGGGAGGAGCCGGCGGCGCGCGCGGCGCTCGCGATGCGCCAGCCGAAGACCGGCTGGAGGCGGACCGGGTTGAGATGGAAGTCGATGAGACGGCGCGTCAAGAAGCGTCCGTCCGGAGAGCGGTGA
- the murD gene encoding UDP-N-acetylmuramoyl-L-alanine--D-glutamate ligase: MGSRQVTSWQGKNITVAGLGVSGVSAARALAGLGAVVTVVDGGDGEGHRARAAELAELGVSVRLGDARTLPEGTELIVTSPGWKPDSPLFEAAAKAGVEVVGDVEIAWQLRGEDAAPWLAITGTNGKTTTTQMLASILKAAGLRTAAVGNIGTPIIDVVLGEQRYDVLAVELSSYQLHWAPSLRAHSAAVLNLAPDHLDWHGSMEAYAADKGRIYEGNTVACVYNVADPATEKLVEDADVEEGCRAIGFTLGAPGPSMLGVVDGILVDRAFVEDRQKNAQELAHVEDVTPPAPHNIANALAAAALARAFGVEPRAVRDGLRDFRPDAHRVAHVADVDGVVYVDDSKATNTHAAEASLAAFDTVVWIAGGLAKGATFDELVQKSAKRLRGVVLIGADRALIAEALARHAPEVPVVDLERTDTGAMLAAVREAARLAEPGDTVLLAPACASMDMFANYNKRGDAFADAVRELAAESGADTAQA; encoded by the coding sequence ATGGGCAGCCGACAAGTGACCTCCTGGCAGGGCAAGAACATCACCGTCGCCGGCCTCGGCGTGAGCGGCGTCAGCGCCGCCCGCGCCCTGGCCGGCCTCGGCGCCGTGGTGACCGTCGTCGACGGGGGCGACGGCGAGGGCCACCGGGCCCGCGCCGCCGAACTGGCCGAACTGGGCGTCTCCGTACGCCTGGGCGACGCGCGGACCCTCCCCGAGGGCACCGAGCTGATCGTCACCTCGCCCGGCTGGAAGCCCGACAGCCCGCTGTTCGAGGCCGCCGCGAAGGCCGGCGTCGAGGTCGTCGGGGACGTGGAGATCGCCTGGCAGCTGCGCGGTGAGGACGCCGCTCCGTGGCTGGCCATCACCGGGACCAACGGCAAGACCACCACCACCCAGATGCTGGCGTCGATCCTCAAGGCCGCCGGCCTGCGGACCGCCGCCGTCGGCAACATCGGCACGCCCATCATCGACGTGGTGCTCGGCGAGCAGCGGTACGACGTGCTCGCCGTCGAACTCTCCAGCTACCAGCTGCACTGGGCGCCCTCGCTGCGCGCCCACTCGGCGGCCGTGCTCAACCTGGCCCCGGACCACCTCGACTGGCACGGCTCCATGGAGGCGTACGCCGCCGACAAGGGCCGCATCTACGAGGGCAACACGGTGGCCTGCGTCTACAACGTCGCCGACCCGGCCACCGAGAAGCTCGTCGAGGACGCCGACGTCGAGGAGGGCTGCCGGGCGATCGGTTTCACCCTCGGCGCCCCCGGCCCCTCCATGCTGGGCGTCGTCGACGGCATCCTCGTCGACCGGGCCTTCGTCGAGGACCGGCAGAAGAACGCCCAGGAGCTCGCGCACGTCGAGGACGTGACCCCGCCCGCCCCGCACAACATCGCCAACGCGCTCGCCGCGGCGGCCCTGGCCCGCGCCTTCGGCGTGGAGCCGCGCGCGGTCCGCGACGGCCTGCGCGACTTCCGCCCCGACGCCCACCGGGTGGCGCACGTGGCCGATGTCGACGGGGTCGTCTACGTCGACGACTCCAAGGCCACCAACACGCACGCGGCGGAGGCCTCGCTGGCCGCCTTCGACACGGTCGTGTGGATCGCCGGCGGCCTCGCCAAGGGCGCGACCTTCGACGAGCTGGTCCAGAAGTCCGCCAAGCGGCTGCGCGGGGTGGTGCTGATCGGCGCCGACCGGGCGCTGATCGCCGAGGCGCTGGCGCGACACGCCCCCGAGGTCCCGGTCGTCGACCTCGAGCGGACCGACACTGGGGCGATGCTCGCGGCGGTCCGGGAAGCGGCCCGGCTCGCCGAGCCCGGCGACACGGTCCTGCTGGCGCCGGCCTGTGCCTCGATGGACATGTTCGCGAACTACAACAAGCGCGGGGACGCGTTCGCCGACGCGGTCCGCGAACTGGCCGCCGAGAGCGGTGCGGACACGGCCCAGGCCTAG
- the mraY gene encoding phospho-N-acetylmuramoyl-pentapeptide-transferase, with product MRQILFAGVIGLFLTLTGTPLLIKLLARKGYGQFIRDDGPRGHAGKKGTPTMGGISFILATLIAYALTKVITGEPVSFSGLLVLFLMAGMGLVGYLDDYIKIVKRRSLGLRAKAKMSGQLIVGIAFAVLALQFKDSRGLTPASMRLSFVTDFGWSIGPVLFVVWALFMILAMSNGVNLTDGLDGLATGAAVMVFGAYTFIGVWQYQESCVNAQDLTNPGACFEVRDPLDLAVVASALMGACFGFLWWNTSPAKIFMGDTGSLALGGALAGLAICSRTEFLIALLGGLFVLITMSVVIQVGSFKLTGKRVFRMAPLQHHFELKGWSEVLVVVRFWIIQGMCVIVGLGLFYAGWAADK from the coding sequence ATGAGGCAGATCCTGTTCGCCGGCGTCATCGGCCTGTTCCTGACGCTCACCGGTACTCCGCTGCTGATCAAGTTGCTGGCCCGCAAGGGCTACGGCCAGTTCATCCGCGACGACGGCCCCCGCGGCCACGCCGGGAAGAAGGGCACGCCCACCATGGGCGGCATCTCCTTCATCCTGGCCACGCTCATCGCGTACGCCCTGACGAAGGTCATCACCGGTGAACCGGTGAGCTTCTCGGGCCTGCTCGTGCTGTTCCTGATGGCCGGCATGGGCCTGGTCGGCTACCTCGACGACTACATCAAGATCGTCAAGCGTCGCTCCCTCGGCCTGCGGGCCAAGGCGAAGATGTCCGGCCAGCTGATCGTCGGCATCGCCTTCGCGGTGCTCGCGCTCCAGTTCAAGGACTCGCGCGGGCTGACCCCGGCCTCCATGAGGCTGTCGTTCGTCACGGACTTCGGCTGGTCGATCGGCCCGGTGCTGTTCGTGGTCTGGGCGCTGTTCATGATCCTGGCGATGTCCAACGGCGTGAACCTGACCGACGGCCTGGACGGCCTGGCCACCGGCGCCGCGGTGATGGTCTTCGGCGCGTACACCTTCATCGGCGTGTGGCAGTACCAGGAGTCCTGCGTGAACGCGCAGGACCTCACCAACCCGGGCGCCTGCTTCGAGGTGCGCGATCCGCTGGACCTCGCGGTCGTGGCCTCCGCACTGATGGGCGCCTGCTTCGGCTTCCTGTGGTGGAACACCTCGCCGGCCAAGATCTTCATGGGTGACACCGGTTCGCTGGCCCTCGGCGGTGCGCTCGCCGGCCTGGCGATCTGCTCCCGCACGGAGTTCCTGATCGCCCTGCTCGGCGGTCTCTTCGTCCTCATCACCATGTCGGTCGTCATCCAGGTCGGCTCCTTCAAGCTGACCGGGAAGCGCGTCTTCCGGATGGCTCCGCTGCAGCACCACTTCGAACTCAAGGGGTGGTCAGAAGTCCTTGTCGTGGTCCGCTTCTGGATCATCCAGGGCATGTGCGTGATCGTGGGTCTCGGTCTCTTCTACGCGGGATGGGCAGCCGACAAGTGA
- a CDS encoding UDP-N-acetylmuramoyl-tripeptide--D-alanyl-D-alanine ligase codes for MIALSLAEIADITGGRPHDIPDPSVRVSGPVVIDSRQVEAGSLFAAFEGEHVDGHDYAQRAVAAGAAAVLAARPVGVPAIVVPDVEKALGALARAVVERLGTDVVALTGSAGKTSTKDLIAQVLQAHAPTVWTPGSLNNEIGLPLTALKATGETRHLVLEMGARGIGHIAYLTGLTPPRIGLVLNVGTAHIGEFGGREQIAQAKGELVEALPAEAEGGIAVLNADDPLVRAMSARTKARTVLFGEAEDAEIRATEVRMTPGGQPAFTLHTPTGCSDVTLRLYGEHHVSNALAAAAVAHVLGMSAQEIATALSGAGTLSRWRMEVTERADGVTIVNDAYNANPESMRAALRALAAMGGTARANGGRTWAVLGPMAELGDASLAEHDAVGRLAVRLNVSKLVAVGGREASWLQLGAYNEGSWGEESVLVSDAQAAVDLLRSELRPGDVVLVKASRSIGLERVALALLEREGEGADR; via the coding sequence GTGATCGCCCTCTCCCTCGCCGAGATCGCCGACATCACCGGCGGGCGGCCCCACGACATACCGGATCCGTCCGTGCGGGTCAGCGGTCCCGTGGTCATCGACTCCCGCCAGGTGGAGGCCGGCAGCCTGTTCGCCGCCTTCGAGGGCGAACACGTCGACGGCCACGACTACGCGCAGCGGGCCGTCGCCGCCGGAGCCGCGGCCGTCCTCGCGGCCCGGCCGGTCGGCGTACCCGCCATCGTCGTCCCCGACGTGGAGAAGGCGCTAGGCGCCCTCGCCCGGGCCGTCGTGGAGCGCCTCGGCACCGATGTGGTGGCCCTGACCGGCTCGGCCGGCAAGACCTCCACCAAGGACCTCATCGCGCAGGTGCTCCAGGCCCACGCGCCCACCGTGTGGACCCCCGGCTCCCTCAACAACGAGATCGGCCTGCCGCTCACCGCGCTGAAGGCCACCGGTGAAACCCGGCACCTGGTACTGGAGATGGGGGCCCGCGGGATCGGCCACATCGCGTACCTGACGGGCCTGACCCCGCCGCGCATCGGCCTCGTCCTCAACGTCGGCACCGCCCACATCGGCGAGTTCGGCGGCCGAGAGCAGATCGCCCAGGCCAAGGGAGAACTGGTCGAGGCCCTGCCGGCCGAGGCGGAGGGAGGCATCGCCGTCCTCAACGCCGACGATCCGCTGGTGCGTGCGATGTCGGCCCGTACGAAGGCCCGTACGGTGCTCTTCGGCGAGGCCGAGGACGCCGAGATCCGGGCCACCGAGGTGCGGATGACCCCGGGGGGACAGCCCGCCTTCACACTCCACACACCGACCGGGTGCAGTGATGTGACCTTGCGGCTGTACGGTGAGCACCACGTGTCGAACGCGCTCGCCGCGGCCGCCGTGGCCCATGTACTGGGCATGTCCGCCCAGGAGATCGCCACCGCGCTCTCGGGGGCGGGCACCTTGTCCCGGTGGCGGATGGAGGTCACCGAGCGGGCCGACGGCGTGACGATCGTCAACGACGCCTACAACGCGAACCCGGAGTCCATGCGGGCCGCCCTGCGCGCGCTTGCCGCGATGGGCGGCACGGCCAGGGCGAACGGGGGACGCACGTGGGCGGTGCTCGGCCCCATGGCCGAACTCGGTGACGCATCGTTGGCCGAGCACGACGCGGTGGGACGGCTTGCCGTCCGGCTCAACGTGAGCAAGCTCGTCGCAGTCGGGGGCAGGGAAGCGTCCTGGCTGCAACTGGGCGCATATAACGAGGGTTCGTGGGGTGAGGAGTCGGTGCTCGTGTCCGACGCGCAGGCGGCGGTCGACCTGTTGCGCAGTGAACTGCGCCCGGGAGACGTCGTGCTGGTGAAGGCTTCCAGGTCGATCGGTCTGGAGCGGGTCGCGCTGGCGCTGCTGGAGCGCGAGGGCGAGGGCGCCGACCGATGA
- a CDS encoding UDP-N-acetylmuramoyl-L-alanyl-D-glutamate--2,6-diaminopimelate ligase, translating into MTTITPKPGNQSAVGGEAGPSLRGRPAAPGTLTAVPHADQPRTTQKDAPAAPPGAPRPVSARPIPLDELATLLGIRAPGAAQITGITHDSRAVRPGDLYAALPGARTHGADFAAQAAGLGAAAVLTDPAGAERAAATGLPVLTVADPRGRMGELAATVYGSPGEGLLQIGITGTSGKTTTAYLVEGGLRAAGRGTGLVGTVEMRIGDERIKSERTTPEATDLQALFAVMRERGVDAVAMEVSSHALVLGRVDGCVFDVAVFNNLSPEHMEFHSDMEDYFQAKAGLFTPRRARLGVVNLDDEYGRRLVKEASVPVVTFSAAGDPAADWRAEDVVFGPASSTLTLLGPEGQRVRAAAPLPGPFNVANTVAAIVTLAAAGLDPQTAADGVAAVPGVPGRLERVDAGQPYLAVVDYAHKTDAVESVLRALREVTEGKLHIVLGCGGDRDTTKRGPMGAAAARYADVAVLTSDNPRSEDPLAILAAMFEGAVSVPAAERGTVVVDADRAAAIAAAVARARPGDTVLVAGKGHEQGQDTAGVVRPFDDREVLRAAIETQQSSARQAEENQ; encoded by the coding sequence GTGACAACGATCACCCCGAAACCCGGGAACCAGTCGGCCGTCGGCGGCGAGGCCGGGCCCTCACTTCGCGGGCGCCCCGCCGCGCCCGGTACGCTCACCGCCGTGCCCCACGCTGATCAGCCCAGAACCACCCAGAAAGACGCCCCGGCAGCGCCGCCGGGAGCGCCCCGGCCCGTGTCCGCCCGCCCGATCCCCCTGGACGAGCTGGCCACCCTGCTGGGCATCCGAGCGCCAGGCGCGGCGCAGATCACCGGCATCACGCACGACTCCCGTGCGGTGCGCCCCGGAGACCTGTACGCGGCCCTGCCGGGAGCCAGGACGCACGGCGCCGACTTCGCCGCCCAGGCGGCCGGCCTCGGCGCCGCCGCCGTGCTGACCGACCCCGCGGGCGCCGAACGCGCCGCCGCGACGGGCCTGCCGGTCCTCACCGTCGCCGACCCGCGCGGCCGGATGGGCGAACTCGCCGCGACGGTCTACGGCAGCCCCGGCGAGGGCCTGCTCCAGATCGGCATCACCGGCACCTCCGGCAAGACCACCACGGCGTACCTCGTCGAGGGCGGGCTGCGCGCGGCCGGCCGCGGCACCGGACTGGTCGGCACCGTCGAGATGCGCATCGGCGACGAGCGCATCAAGTCCGAGCGGACCACCCCCGAGGCGACCGACCTGCAGGCCCTCTTCGCGGTCATGCGCGAACGCGGGGTCGACGCGGTCGCCATGGAGGTCTCCAGCCACGCCCTGGTGCTCGGCCGCGTCGACGGCTGCGTCTTCGACGTCGCCGTCTTCAACAACCTGAGCCCGGAACACATGGAGTTCCACTCCGACATGGAGGACTACTTCCAGGCGAAGGCGGGGCTCTTCACGCCCCGCCGCGCCCGCCTGGGCGTGGTCAACCTCGACGACGAGTACGGCCGCCGCCTGGTCAAGGAGGCGTCGGTCCCGGTCGTCACCTTCTCCGCCGCGGGCGACCCGGCCGCCGACTGGCGCGCCGAGGACGTCGTCTTCGGACCGGCGAGCTCCACCCTGACCCTGCTCGGCCCCGAAGGACAGCGCGTGCGGGCCGCCGCGCCGCTGCCCGGCCCGTTCAACGTGGCCAACACGGTCGCCGCGATCGTCACCCTCGCCGCCGCCGGCCTCGACCCGCAGACCGCCGCCGACGGCGTCGCCGCGGTCCCGGGGGTCCCCGGCCGGCTGGAGCGGGTGGACGCGGGCCAGCCGTACCTGGCCGTCGTGGACTACGCGCACAAGACGGACGCCGTCGAATCGGTCCTGCGCGCGCTGCGCGAGGTCACCGAGGGCAAGCTGCACATCGTGCTCGGCTGCGGCGGCGACCGCGACACCACCAAGCGCGGCCCGATGGGCGCCGCGGCCGCCCGGTACGCCGACGTGGCCGTCCTGACCTCCGACAACCCGCGCTCCGAGGATCCCCTCGCGATCCTCGCGGCGATGTTCGAGGGCGCCGTGTCCGTGCCGGCCGCAGAGCGGGGCACCGTCGTCGTCGACGCCGACCGGGCCGCGGCCATCGCCGCCGCCGTCGCGCGGGCCCGGCCCGGCGACACCGTGCTGGTGGCCGGCAAGGGCCACGAGCAGGGCCAGGACACCGCGGGCGTCGTACGCCCCTTCGACGACCGCGAGGTGCTCCGCGCGGCCATCGAGACACAGCAGAGCAGTGCCCGACAGGCCGAGGAGAACCAGTGA
- a CDS encoding peptidoglycan D,D-transpeptidase FtsI family protein, translated as MSPAGEPRRRVPGPGRPRGGASSRPSASRPTTRRPAPQRRPHTIRLGSPRPRLRLVSVGLTLVMLAFVVRLFQVQAVDARAVSAEASKNRYTSVKLAAERGEITDRKGVALATSVDAYDITADPKMFTPQDSKAPDAPQQAAALLAPILGKDAKELAERLSTKNSRYVVLAQRQTPQVWNQIKDLKRVFAEKAAADKKNNGPGANVLAGVFKEDSSKRVYPNGDLAAGILGYVNAEGKGGGGLESSLDKKLSGKDGEVTYAQSGGRRVPTAGSSEKPAVPGEDIELTIDRDIQWAAQSAIAEQVQKSEADRGYVIVQDTRTGEILAMANAPGFDPNDLTRARSAAMGNAALQDVYEPGSTAKVMSMAAVLEEKKATPGTHVEVPNRLHRGDRLFKDDIDHPTWYLTLNGVLAKSSNIGTILATGQLGPTQPEANKVLHSYLTKFGIGQPTGLDYPGESRGILAEPEDWSTSQQYTIPFGQGLSVNAMQAASVYSTIANGGVRTEPTLVRGTKGPDGRFTPAPAPERRQVVSPETAKTLAEMLESVVDDQEGTGTKARIPGYRVGGKTGTSNRVDPATGRYKGYTASFAGFAPADNPRITVYCAIQNPTKGSYFGGQICGPIYKKVMEFALKTLQVAPTGSAPAGLPVTFDPGPQAAPQPGTQPSPQPGR; from the coding sequence CCGGAGAGCCCCGGCGGCGGGTGCCCGGCCCCGGGCGGCCCCGCGGCGGGGCCTCCTCGCGTCCGTCGGCCTCGCGCCCGACGACCCGGCGGCCCGCCCCGCAGCGCAGGCCGCACACGATCCGGCTCGGCAGCCCCCGCCCCCGCCTGCGCCTCGTCAGCGTCGGCCTCACCCTCGTCATGCTCGCCTTCGTCGTCCGGCTGTTCCAGGTCCAGGCCGTCGACGCGCGGGCCGTCTCCGCCGAGGCCTCGAAGAACCGCTACACCAGCGTCAAACTGGCCGCCGAGCGAGGTGAGATCACCGACCGCAAGGGCGTGGCCCTCGCCACCAGCGTCGACGCGTACGACATCACCGCCGACCCGAAGATGTTCACCCCGCAGGACAGCAAGGCGCCGGACGCCCCGCAGCAGGCCGCCGCCCTCCTCGCGCCCATCCTCGGCAAGGACGCCAAGGAGCTCGCCGAACGGCTGAGCACCAAGAACTCCCGGTACGTCGTCCTCGCCCAGCGCCAGACCCCCCAGGTCTGGAACCAAATCAAGGACCTCAAGCGGGTCTTCGCGGAGAAGGCGGCGGCCGACAAGAAGAACAACGGCCCCGGCGCGAACGTGCTGGCCGGTGTGTTCAAGGAGGACAGCAGCAAGCGCGTGTACCCGAACGGCGACCTCGCCGCCGGGATACTGGGCTACGTCAATGCCGAGGGCAAGGGCGGCGGCGGCCTGGAGTCCTCCCTGGACAAGAAGCTGTCCGGCAAGGACGGCGAGGTCACCTACGCCCAGTCCGGCGGCCGCCGGGTGCCCACTGCCGGCTCCAGCGAGAAGCCCGCCGTGCCCGGCGAGGACATCGAGCTGACCATCGACCGCGACATCCAGTGGGCGGCGCAGAGCGCCATCGCCGAGCAGGTCCAGAAGTCCGAGGCCGACCGCGGCTACGTCATCGTCCAGGACACCCGCACCGGCGAGATCCTGGCCATGGCCAACGCCCCCGGTTTCGACCCGAACGACCTGACCCGGGCCCGCTCCGCCGCCATGGGCAACGCCGCGCTCCAGGACGTGTACGAGCCCGGCTCCACCGCCAAGGTGATGTCGATGGCCGCCGTGCTCGAGGAGAAGAAGGCCACCCCCGGAACCCACGTCGAGGTCCCCAACCGGCTGCACCGCGGCGACCGGCTGTTCAAGGACGACATCGACCACCCGACCTGGTACCTGACCCTCAACGGGGTCCTCGCCAAGTCCTCCAACATCGGCACCATCCTGGCCACCGGCCAGCTCGGTCCCACCCAGCCCGAGGCCAACAAGGTCCTGCACTCCTACCTGACCAAGTTCGGCATCGGGCAGCCCACCGGCCTGGACTACCCCGGCGAGTCCCGCGGCATCCTCGCCGAGCCCGAGGACTGGTCCACCTCCCAGCAGTACACGATCCCCTTCGGCCAGGGCCTGTCCGTCAACGCCATGCAGGCGGCCTCGGTGTACTCGACCATCGCCAACGGCGGGGTCCGCACCGAACCGACCCTGGTCCGCGGCACCAAGGGGCCCGACGGCCGCTTCACCCCGGCCCCGGCGCCCGAACGCAGGCAGGTGGTCAGCCCGGAGACCGCCAAGACCCTCGCCGAGATGCTCGAATCCGTGGTCGACGACCAGGAGGGCACCGGCACCAAGGCCCGCATCCCCGGCTACCGGGTCGGCGGCAAGACCGGCACCTCCAACCGGGTGGATCCGGCCACCGGCCGCTACAAGGGCTACACCGCCTCCTTCGCCGGGTTCGCACCCGCCGACAACCCGCGCATCACCGTCTACTGCGCCATCCAGAACCCCACCAAGGGCAGCTACTTCGGCGGCCAGATCTGCGGACCGATCTACAAGAAGGTCATGGAGTTCGCCCTGAAGACCCTGCAGGTCGCCCCCACCGGCAGCGCCCCCGCGGGGCTCCCGGTCACCTTCGACCCGGGCCCGCAGGCCGCCCCCCAGCCCGGTACGCAGCCCAGTCCGCAGCCCGGCCGGTGA